One Microvirga thermotolerans DNA window includes the following coding sequences:
- the dksA gene encoding RNA polymerase-binding protein DksA — MTSTVIDEGYRPSEDEPFMNERQREYFRRKLIRWKGEILKEAQETLAALQSENENHPDLADRASSETDRAIELRARDRQRKLIAKIDAALARIEDGTYGYCEETGDPISLKRLEARPIATLSLEAQERHERNERVYRDD, encoded by the coding sequence ATGACGAGCACCGTAATCGATGAGGGTTATCGACCGTCCGAGGACGAACCCTTCATGAACGAACGCCAGCGGGAATATTTCAGACGCAAGCTCATTCGGTGGAAGGGGGAGATTCTGAAGGAAGCCCAGGAGACCCTGGCCGCCCTCCAGAGCGAGAACGAGAACCATCCCGATCTCGCGGACCGCGCCTCTTCCGAAACGGACCGCGCCATCGAGCTGCGGGCGCGCGACCGGCAGCGGAAGCTGATCGCCAAGATCGATGCCGCGCTCGCCCGGATCGAGGATGGCACCTACGGGTATTGCGAGGAGACCGGGGATCCCATCTCCCTGAAGCGCCTCGAGGCCCGCCCCATCGCCACCCTGTCGCTGGAGGCGCAGGAGCGCCACGAGCGCAACGAGCGGGTCTACCGGGACGATTGA
- a CDS encoding cache domain-containing protein: protein MKTLVFLIGALLMLAPAIVAGVMFTDAMQRRAETANAARLRVLGEIAANQLRMQMLRLWQDVESMSRIVSLQNSDEVRRQLTLLARVDRRYTWIGVADVEGKVLAASRGMLEGASVAERPWFRRGLNGPAATDVHEAVLLDKLLPAVPEPRRFVDFSAPIRNGEGAVIGVIGAHFDWGPIKDGFHVFRGQGVDALLVSRSREVLSGPSDLEGTILSVGSAIAAEQGASVSLRERWSDGRDYMTVVVPLAWKDMPGFGWSVIVRADTDTVLDPTRSIARAFWSLLGAGVLVGLALLYLFATWLAKPLRRLATTAEALANGRFDQPPHDETRYEEAARLSAALVRLQTHSVRPYQPAPTKTGRKASPGP, encoded by the coding sequence ATGAAAACGCTTGTATTCCTGATCGGCGCCCTGCTGATGCTCGCGCCGGCCATCGTGGCCGGCGTGATGTTCACGGATGCCATGCAGAGGCGGGCGGAAACCGCGAACGCCGCCCGTCTACGCGTGCTGGGGGAGATCGCCGCCAATCAGCTCAGGATGCAGATGCTTCGCCTCTGGCAGGACGTCGAGAGCATGTCGCGCATCGTCAGCCTGCAGAATTCCGACGAAGTCCGCCGTCAGCTCACCCTGCTCGCCCGTGTCGACCGGCGCTATACCTGGATCGGCGTGGCCGATGTCGAGGGGAAGGTCCTCGCAGCCTCTCGGGGCATGCTCGAGGGTGCGAGCGTTGCCGAAAGGCCGTGGTTCCGGCGGGGGCTGAACGGCCCGGCGGCGACCGACGTGCACGAGGCCGTGCTTCTCGACAAGCTCCTCCCTGCCGTTCCCGAGCCGCGCCGTTTCGTGGATTTCTCGGCGCCGATCAGAAACGGGGAAGGCGCCGTGATCGGCGTCATCGGCGCGCATTTCGACTGGGGACCGATCAAGGACGGGTTTCACGTCTTCCGCGGACAGGGTGTCGATGCTCTTCTGGTCTCGCGGAGCCGGGAAGTTCTGTCCGGCCCTTCCGATCTCGAGGGAACGATCCTGTCCGTGGGTTCGGCGATCGCCGCCGAACAGGGCGCCTCCGTCTCGCTCCGGGAGCGATGGAGTGACGGCAGGGACTACATGACGGTCGTCGTTCCGTTGGCCTGGAAGGACATGCCCGGCTTCGGCTGGAGCGTCATCGTGCGCGCCGATACGGATACGGTGCTCGATCCGACCCGATCCATCGCGCGGGCCTTCTGGAGCCTGCTCGGTGCCGGGGTCCTGGTCGGTCTCGCCCTGCTCTACCTGTTCGCGACCTGGCTGGCCAAACCGCTCCGGCGGCTGGCGACGACGGCGGAGGCGCTCGCCAACGGCCGTTTCGACCAGCCGCCCCACGATGAGACCCGCTACGAGGAGGCCGCCCGCCTGAGCGCCGCACTCGTGCGGCTTCAGACCCACTCGGTCAGACCCTATCAACCCGCGCCGACCAAGACCGGCAGGAAGGCCAGCCCCGGCCCCTGA
- a CDS encoding glycosyltransferase family 2 protein, with the protein MLVLDQYLSSLAGLAVVAGLALLLLPHATPKVGWIRVLLLGLTIFLGWRYMLWRLTETVPGNGLTMDSVAGWAFVTVEALSLVSSTLAYLVLMRRKDRHEEADRNLGWWGSTPPRVDLYIATYNEELEVLERTLAGAQALDYPNVRVFVLDDGRREWLAEVCRRYGAEHRTRPTNDHAKAGNINYTLFQRLKDEDAPDFVAVLDADFVPHRNFVRRAVALFHDPKVGLVQTPQHFFNPDPIQHNLYIASAYPDEQRFFFDHLEPARDAWGVAVCCGTSSMVRVSALREIGGLPTESVTEDFLLTIRLDSHGYRTVYLNEPLTEGLAPEGLHEYVVQRGRWCLGMMEIVRNVYNPLGFNRLRFMQRLSLLDSLLFWTTTFPFRLIALVCPLLYWFFGIVVVNASVPDIASYYLPYYAAVLVSLNWISGGLIWPVLNDVSQLIAAWPITRAVAMGLLTKGPHKFRVTAKGGDRTKTVVQWPMMKPFAILFALTLLGLVLPLLFPDRFGHVAKAGDGIRVILFWTLYNLLVLAITMLVCVERPRVNRPQRESVELAMLSVGTQRLSSWVLELGVDHARVRGLAGLPAGALGTIALTGVGDVAIRIAAETKDGYRLSLRPTPEQRDGILRKLHTAEARPGAGRGDLPEMIRGWMRRLVSG; encoded by the coding sequence ATGCTCGTCCTGGACCAATACCTGTCGAGCCTCGCGGGCCTCGCCGTCGTCGCCGGGCTGGCCCTGCTGCTGTTGCCGCACGCGACGCCGAAGGTCGGCTGGATCCGGGTGCTCCTGCTCGGCCTCACGATCTTCCTCGGCTGGCGCTACATGCTGTGGCGGCTCACGGAGACCGTGCCGGGCAACGGGCTGACGATGGACTCGGTTGCGGGTTGGGCCTTCGTGACCGTCGAAGCCCTGTCGCTCGTTTCGTCCACCTTGGCCTACCTGGTACTGATGCGGCGGAAGGATCGCCACGAGGAGGCCGACCGGAATCTGGGCTGGTGGGGGAGCACTCCTCCACGGGTCGATCTCTACATCGCCACCTACAACGAGGAACTCGAGGTCCTGGAGCGAACGCTCGCCGGCGCGCAGGCCCTGGACTATCCCAACGTGCGCGTCTTCGTTCTCGACGACGGCCGCCGGGAATGGCTGGCCGAAGTATGCCGCCGGTATGGGGCCGAGCACAGGACCCGACCGACGAACGACCATGCGAAGGCGGGGAACATCAACTACACCCTGTTCCAGCGCCTGAAAGACGAGGACGCGCCGGATTTCGTAGCGGTCCTCGACGCCGACTTCGTCCCTCACCGGAATTTCGTCCGCCGCGCCGTCGCCCTGTTTCACGATCCCAAGGTCGGCCTCGTCCAGACGCCGCAGCACTTCTTCAACCCGGACCCGATCCAGCACAATCTGTATATTGCGTCCGCCTATCCGGATGAGCAGCGCTTCTTCTTCGATCATCTCGAACCGGCGCGGGACGCCTGGGGCGTGGCCGTCTGCTGCGGAACCTCCTCGATGGTTCGGGTCTCGGCGCTTCGCGAGATCGGCGGCCTGCCGACGGAGAGCGTGACGGAGGACTTCCTTCTGACCATCCGGCTCGACAGCCACGGTTATCGGACCGTCTATCTCAACGAGCCGCTGACCGAAGGGCTCGCCCCCGAAGGATTGCACGAATACGTCGTGCAGCGCGGGCGCTGGTGCCTGGGAATGATGGAGATCGTCCGCAACGTGTACAATCCCCTCGGGTTCAACAGGCTGCGCTTCATGCAGCGCCTGAGCCTTCTCGACTCGCTGCTGTTCTGGACGACCACGTTTCCGTTCCGCCTGATCGCCCTCGTCTGTCCGCTGCTCTACTGGTTCTTCGGCATCGTCGTCGTCAACGCCTCCGTGCCGGACATCGCGTCCTACTACCTTCCCTACTATGCCGCCGTCCTGGTCTCCCTGAACTGGATTTCGGGCGGCCTGATCTGGCCCGTGCTCAACGATGTATCCCAGCTCATCGCCGCCTGGCCGATCACCCGCGCGGTCGCAATGGGCCTGCTGACTAAGGGACCGCACAAGTTCCGGGTGACCGCAAAGGGCGGCGACAGGACGAAGACGGTGGTGCAATGGCCGATGATGAAGCCGTTCGCCATCCTTTTCGCGCTCACCCTGCTGGGGCTCGTGCTGCCGCTCCTCTTCCCGGACCGGTTCGGCCACGTCGCGAAGGCCGGGGACGGCATCCGGGTCATCCTGTTCTGGACGCTGTACAACCTGCTGGTTCTCGCCATCACCATGCTCGTCTGCGTCGAGCGTCCGCGCGTCAACCGGCCCCAGCGGGAATCCGTCGAGCTGGCCATGCTGTCGGTCGGCACGCAGCGGCTCTCGTCCTGGGTGCTCGAACTGGGCGTCGACCATGCCCGCGTCCGGGGACTGGCGGGGCTGCCCGCGGGGGCATTGGGCACGATCGCTCTGACCGGCGTGGGGGACGTCGCCATTCGCATCGCAGCGGAGACGAAGGACGGCTACCGTCTCTCCCTGCGTCCGACGCCCGAACAGCGCGACGGGATCCTGCGCAAGCTTCACACGGCCGAGGCGAGGCCTGGAGCCGGCCGCGGCGATCTTCCCGAGATGATCCGGGGCTGGATGCGAAGGCTGGTGTCCGGGTAG
- a CDS encoding HlyD family secretion protein, with protein sequence MKVFRIIVGAILLLGGLYIIVGEYLLGTSADATINARTAVLRAPIQGVAEFSVRTIGARVSPEEALVRITDERFDTARLIDLERTRSTLEADLARLKAQSAAIDEARKVLQAQAKSYQEGRVRQIWSRIAEAQAALNAAEAKFREAESALERTKELSSRGVQTAITLDKAKAQYDVAKQDIASARERVSYLSAELSSAQNGVFIGDSYNDAPFSIQRIREFDLRLAELKAESDNVSRRLSVTSEQIAAERVRVNRLTSAELSVQNPGIVWNFLASSGEYVNQGQDLVRFVDCSAVMVTTSVSERVYSGLRVGMPAQFRLNGDSRIFEGTITRLGGSGAAGLYTTLAIGPSPEHLTRFDVALSVPDLANDPDLSCAVGRTGRVLFSGGPLTGLRRTLADLGI encoded by the coding sequence ATGAAAGTCTTTCGAATTATTGTCGGAGCGATCCTGCTTCTCGGAGGACTCTACATCATCGTCGGCGAGTACCTCTTGGGCACGAGCGCCGATGCCACGATCAATGCCCGCACCGCCGTCCTCCGGGCGCCGATCCAGGGGGTGGCCGAGTTCTCCGTGCGCACCATCGGAGCCCGTGTCTCCCCTGAAGAGGCTTTGGTGCGCATCACCGACGAGCGGTTCGACACGGCCCGCCTGATCGACCTGGAGCGGACCCGCTCGACGCTCGAGGCGGATCTCGCCCGGCTCAAGGCCCAGTCCGCAGCCATCGACGAGGCCCGCAAGGTCCTTCAGGCGCAGGCAAAGAGCTATCAGGAAGGGCGGGTGCGTCAGATCTGGTCCCGCATTGCCGAGGCGCAGGCCGCCCTGAACGCGGCGGAGGCGAAATTCCGCGAGGCGGAGAGCGCCCTGGAGCGGACGAAGGAGCTCAGCTCCCGCGGCGTCCAGACCGCCATCACCCTCGACAAGGCCAAGGCTCAGTACGACGTCGCCAAGCAGGATATCGCCAGCGCCCGGGAGCGCGTCAGCTATCTGTCGGCCGAGCTCTCGTCGGCCCAGAACGGCGTCTTCATCGGCGATTCCTACAACGACGCGCCGTTCTCGATCCAGCGGATCCGCGAGTTCGACCTCCGGCTGGCCGAGCTGAAGGCGGAATCCGACAACGTGAGCCGCCGCCTGAGCGTCACCTCCGAACAGATCGCGGCCGAGCGGGTTCGCGTCAATCGCCTGACCTCGGCCGAGCTCTCCGTGCAGAACCCGGGCATCGTCTGGAACTTTCTCGCCAGCAGCGGCGAATACGTCAATCAGGGGCAGGATCTCGTCCGCTTCGTGGACTGCTCCGCCGTGATGGTCACGACCAGCGTGAGCGAGCGGGTCTATTCGGGTCTCAGGGTCGGCATGCCGGCGCAGTTCAGGCTCAACGGCGACAGCCGGATCTTCGAGGGCACGATCACCCGTCTCGGGGGCTCCGGCGCGGCCGGCCTCTACACGACCCTCGCCATCGGTCCCAGCCCGGAGCACCTGACCCGCTTCGACGTCGCTCTCAGCGTTCCGGACCTGGCCAACGATCCGGACCTTTCCTGCGCCGTCGGCCGCACCGGCCGAGTGCTCTTCTCCGGCGGGCCCCTCACGGGTCTCAGACGGACGCTGGCGGATCTCGGCATCTAG
- the cckA gene encoding cell cycle histidine kinase CckA, whose protein sequence is MAHQGEMAKSATIDRSDRPGHIGLVLLLAAVLVAAILGLRFLEPVQAQLLILALLAFFAMAGVFFLFAAAVGVIRFSGRTVRNDLTKAMVDTASEGVIAVEDDGRVIYANEAYLAMAGAPAGGDVRPVERLFTGAPEVSEAIYRLAQAAREHRSGTEEIRLSPSLDGAQEFGWYRVRVRPLARPGGRMAALWTIADVTHERERQENIFQELQHAIDYLDHAPAGFLSIDPSGRIIYLNATLASWLDYDLAQVGSGGLSLSDIVPRNVVAMMASFSGEPGSVRTETIDLDLRRRNGQFLPVRLYHRIAFGQDGRMGASRTLVLNRSPGLDVDEGQRAAEVRFARFFNNTPIAIATVNRAGRIVQANAPFTRLFGTQPRTGEGGEGPAVAGLFREGEGAQVEAALKAAAENRSDIQPLELHAAGGSGSSVRVWVTSVDVTGADGECAVLYALDTTDFRKVEEQLAQSQKMNAVGQLAGGVAHDFNNVLQAIIGYSDLLLANHRPTDPSFQDIMQIKQNANRAASLVRQLLAFSRRQTLRPEVLNLNDRLYDLSMLLKRLLGERVELDLSHGRDLWFVKADLNQFEQVVMNLAVNARDAMPDGGRLAIRTANVAASEAARLAVSGMPPADYVMVEVTDTGIGMTPDIVEKIFEPFFTTKEVGKGTGLGLSTVFGIVKQSGGFIDVDSTPGRGTTFRIYLPRHVPEAQEVAEAAKEEAVRKPAADMTGQGTILLVEDEDPVRAVNARALTARGYTVLEAASGIEALQVMEERGGPVDLVVSDVVMPEMDGPTLLGELRRLYPGLKVIFVSGYAEDAFRKNLPDGEDFNFLPKPFSLRQLVETVKQVMGR, encoded by the coding sequence ATGGCTCACCAAGGCGAGATGGCGAAGAGCGCAACGATCGACCGGTCCGACCGTCCCGGCCATATCGGGCTCGTCCTGCTCCTGGCCGCCGTCCTCGTGGCCGCTATCCTCGGGCTGCGGTTTCTCGAACCCGTCCAGGCGCAGCTCCTGATCCTCGCCCTCCTGGCCTTCTTCGCCATGGCCGGCGTGTTCTTCCTCTTCGCCGCCGCCGTCGGCGTGATCCGGTTCTCGGGCCGGACCGTGCGCAACGATCTGACCAAGGCCATGGTCGATACGGCCAGCGAGGGGGTGATCGCGGTCGAGGACGACGGCCGCGTGATCTACGCCAACGAGGCCTACCTCGCCATGGCAGGCGCGCCCGCGGGGGGCGACGTGAGGCCCGTGGAGCGCCTCTTCACCGGCGCGCCGGAGGTGTCGGAGGCCATCTACCGCCTTGCCCAGGCCGCCCGCGAGCACCGCTCGGGGACGGAGGAGATCCGTCTCTCTCCCTCCCTCGACGGCGCGCAGGAATTCGGCTGGTACCGGGTGCGCGTGCGGCCGCTCGCCCGCCCGGGCGGGCGCATGGCGGCGCTCTGGACCATCGCGGACGTGACCCACGAGCGCGAGCGGCAGGAGAACATCTTCCAGGAGCTGCAGCACGCCATCGACTATCTCGACCACGCGCCCGCGGGCTTCCTGTCCATCGATCCGAGCGGCCGGATTATCTACCTGAACGCCACGCTCGCCTCGTGGCTGGACTACGACCTCGCCCAGGTGGGATCGGGCGGCCTGAGCCTCTCCGATATCGTGCCGCGCAACGTGGTGGCGATGATGGCATCCTTCTCCGGCGAGCCGGGCAGCGTCCGCACGGAGACGATCGACCTCGACCTGCGCCGCCGCAACGGCCAGTTCCTGCCGGTCCGGCTCTACCATCGCATCGCCTTCGGCCAGGACGGGCGCATGGGCGCATCCCGCACCCTGGTCCTCAACCGCTCCCCCGGCCTCGACGTGGACGAAGGACAGCGGGCGGCGGAGGTGCGGTTCGCCCGGTTCTTCAACAACACCCCGATCGCCATCGCGACCGTGAACCGCGCCGGCCGGATCGTGCAGGCGAACGCTCCGTTCACCCGCCTGTTCGGAACCCAGCCGCGCACCGGCGAAGGCGGCGAGGGGCCCGCGGTCGCCGGGCTCTTCCGGGAAGGCGAGGGGGCTCAGGTGGAGGCCGCGCTCAAGGCCGCCGCCGAGAACCGCAGCGACATCCAGCCCCTCGAACTGCATGCGGCGGGCGGCAGCGGCAGTTCGGTGCGGGTGTGGGTGACCTCCGTCGACGTGACCGGCGCGGACGGCGAGTGTGCCGTGCTCTATGCCCTCGACACCACGGATTTCCGCAAGGTGGAGGAGCAGCTCGCCCAGTCGCAGAAGATGAACGCCGTCGGTCAGCTCGCGGGTGGCGTCGCGCACGACTTCAACAACGTGCTCCAGGCCATCATCGGCTACAGCGACCTGCTGCTCGCCAACCACCGGCCGACGGACCCGTCCTTCCAGGACATCATGCAGATCAAGCAGAACGCGAACCGGGCCGCGAGCCTGGTGCGCCAGCTGCTCGCCTTCTCGCGCCGCCAGACCCTGCGCCCGGAGGTGCTCAACCTCAACGACCGCCTCTACGATCTGTCCATGCTCCTCAAGCGCCTGCTCGGGGAGCGGGTCGAACTCGACCTCAGCCACGGCCGCGATCTCTGGTTCGTGAAGGCCGACCTGAACCAGTTCGAGCAGGTCGTCATGAATCTCGCCGTGAATGCCCGCGACGCGATGCCGGACGGCGGGCGGCTCGCCATCCGCACGGCGAACGTCGCCGCCTCGGAAGCGGCGCGCCTCGCCGTGAGCGGGATGCCCCCCGCCGACTATGTGATGGTGGAGGTGACGGATACGGGCATCGGCATGACGCCGGACATCGTAGAGAAGATCTTCGAGCCCTTCTTCACCACCAAGGAGGTGGGCAAGGGCACCGGCCTCGGCCTCTCCACGGTATTCGGCATCGTCAAGCAGTCGGGGGGCTTCATCGATGTGGATTCGACCCCCGGACGGGGCACCACCTTCCGCATCTACCTGCCGCGCCACGTGCCGGAGGCGCAGGAGGTCGCGGAGGCCGCCAAGGAGGAGGCCGTCCGGAAGCCCGCCGCCGACATGACGGGGCAGGGGACCATCCTCCTCGTCGAGGACGAGGACCCGGTCCGCGCCGTCAACGCGCGGGCGCTCACGGCCCGCGGCTACACGGTGCTGGAGGCCGCCTCGGGCATCGAGGCGCTTCAGGTCATGGAGGAGCGCGGAGGACCGGTGGACCTCGTCGTCTCGGACGTGGTGATGCCGGAGATGGACGGGCCGACCCTGCTCGGGGAGCTGCGGCGTCTCTACCCGGGCCTCAAGGTGATCTTCGTCTCCGGCTACGCGGAGGACGCCTTCCGCAAGAACCTGCCCGACGGCGAGGACTTCAACTTCCTGCCCAAGCCCTTCAGCCTGCGCCAGCTCGTGGAGACGGTGAAGCAGGTCATGGGGCGGTAG
- a CDS encoding SRPBCC family protein: MTELAALDGYGVLTEPATLRIQRLLPGPIERIWAYLTESDLRRRWLAAGEMELKVGATFELVWRNDELSCPPSPRPPGFPEEHRMPSRITELDPPRRLAIAWGTTGGVSFELEPQGDKVLLTLVHRRVPDRSTLLNVSAGWHMHLDLLAALADGREPAPFWDGWSRLKGEYDRRLPA; the protein is encoded by the coding sequence ATGACCGAGCTCGCAGCCCTGGACGGCTATGGCGTGCTGACGGAGCCCGCCACCCTCAGGATCCAGCGCCTTCTGCCCGGCCCCATCGAGCGCATCTGGGCCTATCTCACCGAAAGCGACCTGCGCCGCCGCTGGCTGGCCGCCGGCGAGATGGAGCTGAAGGTCGGCGCGACCTTCGAGCTCGTCTGGCGCAACGACGAGCTTTCCTGTCCCCCCAGCCCGCGGCCGCCGGGATTCCCGGAGGAGCATCGGATGCCGAGCCGGATCACCGAGCTCGATCCGCCCCGCAGGCTGGCCATCGCCTGGGGGACGACCGGCGGCGTCTCCTTCGAGCTGGAACCGCAGGGCGACAAGGTGCTGCTGACCCTCGTCCATCGCCGCGTGCCCGACCGCTCGACCCTGCTCAACGTGAGCGCCGGCTGGCACATGCATCTCGACCTGCTGGCCGCCCTTGCGGACGGCAGGGAGCCGGCACCGTTCTGGGACGGCTGGAGCCGCCTCAAGGGGGAATACGACCGACGTCTTCCGGCCTGA
- a CDS encoding ArsR/SmtB family transcription factor, with the protein MVELRTSQLDTVFHALGDATRRRMLRALAGGERTVGQLAEPFAISLAAASKHIKVLENAGLIRREVRGRTHLCRLDPGPLASAHAWLSFYEGFWTDRLDALERLLREEDDRKTPAPKGDDP; encoded by the coding sequence ATGGTTGAATTAAGAACATCTCAGCTGGATACGGTCTTTCACGCCCTCGGCGACGCGACGCGGCGGCGGATGCTCCGTGCGCTTGCGGGCGGGGAGCGGACGGTGGGTCAGCTCGCCGAGCCCTTCGCGATCTCGCTCGCGGCCGCCTCGAAGCACATCAAGGTGCTGGAGAATGCCGGGCTGATCCGCCGGGAGGTCCGCGGCCGCACCCATCTGTGCCGCCTCGATCCCGGACCCCTCGCGAGCGCCCATGCCTGGCTGAGCTTCTACGAAGGCTTCTGGACCGACCGTCTGGATGCGCTCGAACGGCTCCTCCGCGAGGAGGACGACCGAAAAACCCCCGCCCCCAAAGGAGACGACCCATGA
- a CDS encoding glutathionylspermidine synthase family protein: MRRLTVQPRPDWETKAKAYGFHFTHMYGQIYWDESACFAFTLDEIERDLEEPTNELHAMCLALADDASRDGRLLDLLGVPEAFQDYVAETWRRRDPTIFGRFDLAYTGRGPAKLLEYNADTPTGLYEAAFFQWQWMQDARDLGIVPPGCDQFNSIQEKLIAAYDRLPKRSILHFSGYGSDVEDAGTLSYMMDCASQAGHAVAFVDIREIGCDALGRFTDRHDRVIDVLSNLYPWEWFFEDEYGPLIPRSGIRMIEPAWKAMLSTKAILPLLWERHPGHPNLLEAYFEEDPCSRGLRDYARKPLFSREGANITLHRDGRDVETVDGPYGDGRWVRQAATDLFRSANGYAVVGSWVVGDEACGIGIREDSCPVTMNLSRFVPHIIAG, from the coding sequence ATGCGCAGACTCACGGTCCAGCCCCGCCCGGACTGGGAGACCAAGGCGAAAGCCTACGGCTTTCACTTCACCCACATGTACGGACAGATCTATTGGGACGAGAGCGCGTGCTTCGCCTTCACCCTCGATGAGATCGAGCGGGATCTCGAGGAGCCGACCAACGAGCTTCACGCCATGTGCCTTGCTCTCGCCGACGACGCGTCGCGCGACGGGCGTCTCCTCGATCTGCTGGGTGTGCCGGAAGCCTTCCAGGATTATGTCGCCGAGACGTGGCGCCGACGCGATCCGACGATCTTCGGGCGGTTCGACCTGGCTTATACGGGTCGCGGTCCGGCGAAGCTCCTCGAATACAATGCCGATACGCCGACGGGCCTCTACGAGGCCGCATTCTTCCAGTGGCAGTGGATGCAGGATGCCAGGGACCTTGGGATCGTTCCCCCGGGCTGCGACCAGTTCAACTCCATCCAGGAGAAACTGATCGCCGCCTACGACCGCCTGCCCAAGCGCTCCATCCTGCATTTTTCCGGTTACGGCTCCGACGTGGAGGATGCAGGGACGCTGTCCTACATGATGGACTGCGCCAGCCAGGCCGGGCATGCCGTGGCCTTCGTCGACATCAGGGAGATCGGCTGCGACGCCCTAGGCCGGTTCACCGACCGGCATGACCGCGTCATCGACGTCCTGTCGAACCTCTACCCCTGGGAGTGGTTTTTCGAGGACGAGTACGGTCCCCTAATCCCGCGCTCGGGCATCCGGATGATCGAGCCCGCATGGAAAGCCATGCTCTCCACGAAAGCGATTCTGCCCCTGCTCTGGGAAAGGCACCCGGGCCATCCCAACCTGCTCGAGGCCTATTTCGAAGAGGATCCTTGCAGTCGAGGACTTCGGGACTACGCCCGCAAACCCCTCTTTTCCCGCGAGGGCGCGAACATCACCCTGCATCGCGACGGGAGAGACGTCGAAACGGTGGACGGTCCCTATGGGGACGGGCGGTGGGTCCGCCAGGCCGCGACCGATCTCTTCCGAAGCGCGAACGGATACGCGGTCGTCGGCAGCTGGGTCGTCGGCGACGAAGCCTGCGGCATCGGCATTCGCGAGGACAGCTGCCCCGTCACCATGAACCTGTCGCGCTTCGTGCCCCATATCATTGCCGGCTGA
- a CDS encoding DUF1190 domain-containing protein has product MKSSTALKLTLMTGAAATLAFCSETQQTFSSVSECIQAGNHESLCRQAYETALSEHMKTAPTFASEEECRAKLDVDRCVSAPKPGDGTLGNVILPMMAGYMIAQSGKENEENQGSAGGSGGSYHGGSGRGTPLYRSRRSPDSYWTSSELRTSMLPSHQPNVRTATISRHGFGGHAFSGGG; this is encoded by the coding sequence ATGAAAAGCTCCACCGCCCTGAAACTGACCCTCATGACCGGCGCCGCGGCGACCCTCGCGTTCTGCTCGGAAACGCAGCAGACCTTTTCCTCGGTCTCGGAGTGCATTCAGGCGGGAAACCACGAATCCCTCTGCCGTCAGGCTTACGAGACGGCGCTGTCGGAGCACATGAAGACGGCCCCCACCTTCGCGTCGGAGGAGGAGTGTCGCGCCAAGCTCGACGTCGACCGGTGCGTCAGCGCCCCCAAGCCCGGTGACGGCACCCTCGGGAACGTCATCCTGCCCATGATGGCGGGCTACATGATCGCCCAGAGCGGGAAGGAGAACGAGGAGAACCAGGGTTCCGCAGGCGGCAGCGGCGGCTCCTATCATGGAGGCTCCGGCCGCGGCACGCCTCTCTATCGGTCCCGCAGGTCTCCCGACAGCTACTGGACCTCGTCCGAGTTGAGGACCTCCATGCTCCCGTCGCACCAGCCCAATGTGAGAACAGCGACGATCTCGCGCCACGGCTTCGGCGGGCACGCGTTCTCCGGCGGCGGCTGA
- a CDS encoding DUF350 domain-containing protein has translation MLVSSISGLPAFGAYFATALVMVGVFGAFYALVTQHREYRLLREGCAAAVPAFLGALVGYAIPLSAAMRWSVSLGDFVVWAMIAAAVQVLAYGATRLLVPDISKRITANDISAGALLGGIALVFGLINAASMTP, from the coding sequence GTGCTCGTTTCTTCCATATCCGGCCTTCCCGCCTTCGGAGCTTATTTCGCCACGGCGCTGGTCATGGTCGGGGTCTTCGGCGCCTTCTATGCGCTCGTCACCCAGCACCGGGAATATCGCCTGCTCAGGGAGGGATGCGCCGCAGCCGTGCCGGCCTTCCTGGGTGCCCTGGTCGGATATGCCATTCCCTTGAGCGCCGCCATGCGCTGGAGCGTCAGTCTCGGGGATTTCGTCGTTTGGGCCATGATCGCCGCAGCCGTTCAGGTCCTCGCCTATGGCGCGACCCGCCTTCTCGTCCCCGATATTTCCAAGCGCATCACGGCGAACGACATCTCCGCCGGTGCGCTCCTCGGCGGCATCGCCCTCGTGTTCGGCCTGATCAACGCGGCGAGCATGACGCCCTGA